Proteins from a single region of Chryseobacterium scophthalmum:
- a CDS encoding nucleotidyltransferase domain-containing protein produces MTPKILDKLKEIEVKRNIEILLAVESGSRAWGFASPDSDYDIRFIYRHEKDWYLSPWDKDETIEFMTEDDLDGSGWDLRKTFHLLLKSNAALLSWFYSPIVYVKNEKFHDLFKPLADSAFSPIAVSYHYLSMSKKYLEACRADEIKLKSYFYCLRTALTGKWILEKGTVPPVLFSELLVLVDDFTRTKIENLVALKATKGESYYHPNDWELFEFLEKVILDNEERAKSLKGGNTDKVEMEKVFREILT; encoded by the coding sequence ATGACACCAAAAATACTAGATAAATTAAAAGAAATAGAGGTAAAAAGAAACATAGAAATACTTCTTGCAGTAGAATCTGGAAGCCGAGCCTGGGGTTTTGCTTCTCCAGACAGCGATTATGATATACGCTTTATATACCGCCACGAAAAAGATTGGTATCTTTCACCGTGGGATAAAGATGAAACGATAGAATTTATGACCGAAGATGATTTGGATGGTTCCGGATGGGATTTGAGAAAGACCTTTCATCTCTTATTAAAATCGAATGCAGCTTTATTGAGTTGGTTCTACTCTCCTATCGTTTATGTGAAAAATGAAAAATTTCACGACTTATTTAAACCTTTAGCAGATTCTGCTTTTTCACCAATAGCGGTTTCTTACCATTATCTGAGCATGAGCAAGAAATATCTGGAAGCCTGCAGAGCCGATGAAATAAAACTGAAATCTTATTTCTACTGTCTTCGAACTGCTTTGACCGGAAAATGGATATTAGAAAAAGGAACTGTTCCTCCTGTTTTATTCAGTGAATTGTTAGTTTTAGTGGATGATTTTACAAGAACCAAAATAGAAAATCTTGTTGCCTTAAAAGCTACCAAAGGAGAATCTTATTACCATCCGAATGATTGGGAATTGTTTGAGTTTTTGGAAAAAGTGATATTAGATAATGAGGAAAGAGCCAAAAGTTTGAAAGGTGGAAATACGGATAAGGTGGAAATGGAGAAGGTTTTTAGGGAGATATTGACGTAG
- the cobC gene encoding alpha-ribazole phosphatase family protein: MEIHLIRHTAVENPDNLCYGFAEISLCKNYVEDFKSIQIDSDFDLIISSPSQRCQSLAKHFQFHYQTDERIKEMNFGDWEMKKWTEIPKEEINLWYDDFINVKATNGENLLEMQTRVSEFWNELILKESNNKILLITHAGVIRLIIQSILKFPLDNMFNLQIDYGKRTVIDVKSGLISIKNINI; encoded by the coding sequence ATGGAAATTCATCTGATTCGTCATACTGCCGTGGAAAATCCGGATAATCTGTGTTATGGATTTGCCGAAATATCTTTGTGTAAAAATTATGTTGAAGATTTTAAATCGATTCAAATTGATTCCGATTTTGATTTGATTATTTCGAGTCCGTCTCAACGTTGTCAATCATTGGCAAAACATTTTCAGTTTCATTATCAAACTGATGAAAGAATTAAAGAAATGAATTTCGGAGACTGGGAAATGAAAAAATGGACAGAAATTCCGAAAGAAGAAATTAATCTTTGGTATGACGATTTTATCAATGTAAAAGCAACAAACGGTGAAAATTTATTAGAAATGCAAACCCGTGTTTCTGAGTTTTGGAATGAATTGATTTTAAAAGAAAGTAATAACAAAATTTTGCTCATCACTCATGCCGGAGTCATTCGATTAATAATTCAGTCTATTCTCAAATTCCCTTTGGATAATATGTTTAATCTTCAGATTGATTATGGAAAAAGAACTGTAATTGATGTGAAAAGTGGTTTGATTTCAATTAAGAATATTAATATATAA
- the cobT gene encoding nicotinate-nucleotide--dimethylbenzimidazole phosphoribosyltransferase: MLADELQHKIDFKTKPLGALGFLENLAHKIGMVQQTTSPKLIKPHMVVFAADHGIATAGVSAYPQEVTYQMVMNFLGGGAAINVFCKQNNIDIKIVDAGVNFDFPEGLNLIHKKVRKSSRNILDEPAMTSEEYQQALENGKSVVKEIAETGSNVIGFGEMGIGNTSASSLMMSQLFDIPIENCVGRGTGLNDSQLQNKIDILSKAIEKYPHLKTADEIAQTFGGLEIAEMIGAMQEAYHQNMLILIDGFIATVAISVLFKKNSEILNNCIFCHVSDEFAHIKLLELLNQKALLNLNLRVGEGTGCALAYPIIQSAVNFLNEMSSFEDANVSNKE; this comes from the coding sequence ATGTTAGCAGACGAATTACAACACAAAATTGATTTCAAAACAAAACCTTTAGGAGCATTAGGATTTTTAGAAAATCTGGCTCATAAAATCGGTATGGTTCAGCAAACCACTTCACCAAAACTAATAAAACCTCACATGGTTGTTTTCGCAGCCGATCATGGAATTGCAACTGCAGGAGTGAGCGCTTACCCGCAGGAAGTTACTTATCAAATGGTAATGAACTTTTTAGGTGGCGGTGCAGCAATTAATGTATTTTGTAAGCAAAATAATATTGACATAAAAATTGTAGATGCGGGAGTGAATTTTGATTTTCCTGAAGGATTAAATTTAATTCATAAAAAGGTTAGAAAGTCAAGCAGAAATATATTGGATGAACCTGCTATGACGAGTGAAGAATACCAACAGGCTTTGGAAAACGGAAAATCTGTGGTTAAAGAAATTGCAGAAACGGGTTCTAATGTCATCGGTTTTGGTGAAATGGGAATTGGAAATACGTCGGCTTCTTCATTGATGATGAGTCAGTTATTTGATATTCCGATTGAAAATTGCGTTGGAAGAGGAACGGGTTTAAATGATAGTCAGCTACAGAATAAAATTGATATTCTTTCAAAAGCAATAGAAAAATATCCTCATTTAAAAACTGCAGATGAAATTGCTCAAACTTTCGGAGGACTCGAAATTGCCGAAATGATTGGAGCGATGCAGGAAGCGTACCACCAAAATATGTTGATTTTAATTGACGGATTTATCGCAACGGTTGCCATTTCTGTTTTGTTTAAAAAGAATTCTGAGATTTTAAATAACTGTATTTTCTGCCATGTGAGCGACGAATTTGCGCATATCAAATTATTGGAATTATTAAATCAAAAAGCTTTGTTGAATCTCAATTTGCGAGTAGGCGAGGGAACAGGTTGCGCATTGGCTTATCCTATTATTCAAAGTGCCGTTAATTTTCTAAATGAAATGTCGAGTTTTGAAGATGCTAATGTTTCAAATAAAGAATAA
- a CDS encoding adenosylcobinamide-GDP ribazoletransferase yields the protein MKAVKNELIYFATALMFFTRIPVPFKIPYSNEIMNQSQKYFAWVGLLVGLINAVVLYGSFQLFNLEIAIVLMMSVSVLLTGAFHEDGFTDVCDSFGGGYGKEKIMTIMKDSRVGAYGAIGIILLFALKFLSIKELESLDVMKTLTIIIFAHTSSRFIAGTMIYTHQYVTDIDVSKSKPLANKALDGKSLAISFMAVLLAFSLIPDWRLIFALLFAYTGKIYLGWYFKKHIGGYTGDCLGTVQQVCEVLFYLGTIIVWKFI from the coding sequence ATGAAAGCTGTAAAGAATGAACTGATTTATTTTGCAACGGCGCTGATGTTTTTTACAAGAATTCCGGTTCCTTTTAAAATTCCGTATTCCAATGAAATTATGAACCAGTCTCAAAAGTATTTTGCCTGGGTTGGATTGTTGGTTGGGTTGATTAACGCGGTTGTTTTATATGGCTCTTTTCAGCTTTTCAATTTAGAAATTGCCATTGTTTTAATGATGAGCGTAAGTGTTTTGTTGACCGGGGCTTTCCATGAAGACGGGTTTACCGATGTGTGTGACAGTTTTGGTGGTGGTTATGGCAAGGAAAAAATCATGACCATTATGAAAGACAGTCGTGTCGGAGCTTATGGTGCGATTGGAATTATTTTGTTGTTTGCTCTAAAATTTCTCAGCATTAAAGAATTGGAAAGTTTAGATGTAATGAAAACTTTAACCATCATTATTTTTGCCCATACTTCAAGCCGGTTTATCGCCGGAACAATGATTTATACGCATCAATATGTGACAGATATTGATGTGAGCAAATCAAAACCTTTGGCGAATAAAGCATTAGACGGAAAGTCTTTAGCCATTAGTTTTATGGCTGTTTTATTGGCTTTTTCTTTAATTCCCGATTGGCGATTGATTTTTGCTTTGCTTTTTGCGTATACCGGAAAAATATATTTGGGTTGGTATTTCAAAAAACACATTGGAGGATATACAGGTGATTGTTTGGGAACGGTGCAGCAGGTTTGTGAAGTTTTATTTTACTTAGGAACAATTATCGTATGGAAATTCATCTGA